One window from the genome of Musa acuminata AAA Group cultivar baxijiao chromosome BXJ1-4, Cavendish_Baxijiao_AAA, whole genome shotgun sequence encodes:
- the LOC135586553 gene encoding actin-related protein 2/3 complex subunit 2B-like isoform X2, whose protein sequence is MFSFELLWSLTSSFIFFLASGESLTDFDHNLYEYGSVRYNIQASASSPQIVNLSTWMPPLSPEFSSDCLPDCALLDVKRVYLDSAEVVEPSKQGYMLTLRIDFAALPQRKEDRMKAISEISSLHAVILSSQMKDMLWNLEPRYMGNGMCNPIKIVHQLKEPFFVIKMLEKTTVIYPMRFKDDTDVILATSFFQELVDVSNLEAHYKAPRCTWSPIPPLELRGEPFQYLTTNGGFVSLEIFSQHIRGTKADNTVWNLLTFVSYVKYHVKCTRGFIQRKMRQRQESLTEVIRSARIRGDEDVKKHQIGGHKNVKKLMNFSRSKMFKKRYTIITNKIKKFHYRIRIKWLLHRFRRQWLRVQKIPLLRKYRKLD, encoded by the exons ATGTTCAGCTTCGAACTGCTTTGGTCACTTACATCCTCTTTTATCTTCTTTCTTGCTAGTGGTGAAAGCTTAACAGACTTCGATCATAACCTATATGAATATGGCTCAGTTCGATACAATATCCAG GCATCGGCATCAAGTCCACAAATTGTTAACTTGTCCACATGGATGCCACCACTTTCTCCAGAGTTCTCTTCAGATTGTCTACCTGACTGTGCCCTACTAGATGTCAAAAGGGTATATCTTGATTCTGCAGAAGTAGTGGAACCTTCGAAGCAAGGTTATATGCTTACTCTCAGAATCGACTTTGCGGCACTTCCACAGAGAAAAG AAGATCGGATGAAGGCTATCAGCGAGATCTCCTCATTACACGCAGTCATACTGAGTTCACAAATGAAGGATATGTTGTGGAACCTTGAACCCAGGTACATGGGCAATGGCATGTGCAACCCAATCAAGATTGTCCATCAGCTGAAAGAGCCCTTCTTTGTCATCAAAATG CTGGAGAAGACAACCGTGATATATCCCATGCGCTTCAAAGATGATACGGATGTAATTCTGGCAACATCATTCTTTCAG GAACTAGTAGATGTTAGCAATTTAGAAGCACACTACAAAGCACCACGTTGCACCTGGTCACCAATCCCTCCTCTGGAGTTGAGAGGAGAGCCATTCCAATATCTGACAACAAATGGAGGATTTGTATCTCTAG AAATTTTCTCACAACACATCAGAGGTACAAAGGCAGACAATACTGTCTGGAATTTACTGACTTTCGTTTCCTATGTAAAGTATCATGTAAAG TGCACCAGAGGCTTTATCCAAAGAAAGATGAGGCAGCGTCAGGAAAGCTTAACTGAG GTAATAAGAAGTGCAAGAATCAGAGGAGATGAAGATGTCAAAAAACATCAAATCG GTGGTCACAAAAATGTTAAGAAATTGATGAATTTCTCAAGATCAAAGATGTTCAAAAAGAGGTATACAATCATAACTAACAAAATCAAGAAATTCCACTATCGGATCAGAATAAAGTGGCTACTACATCGGTTTCGACGGCAATGGCTTAGAGTTCAAAAGATCCCTTTGTTGAGGAAGTACAGAAAATTAGATTAA
- the LOC103979749 gene encoding cyclin-dependent kinase inhibitor 5-like isoform X1, protein MMGKYMRKAKLSGEVAVMEVAAHQPSLGVRTRARALAAGQDSSLAYLELRSRRLEKPLPPAPASKTKAPPKDTPDSSRNPRLSSQKVSRSPTSNSGTRRCYEKGGEVSLCENVLEAESRERETTPCSLTWDSETMATPGSTTRSSNSIVGNQRMQNLVLQNIPTGHEMEEFFVGLEKLQQQAFIEKYTILGVLFFCWLSKTSMLWFSIRKRMC, encoded by the exons ATGATGGGGAAATATATGAGGAAAGCCAAACTCTCCGGCGAGGTGGCGGTCATGGAGGTCGCCGCCCACCAGCCCTCGCTCGGCGTCCGCACCCGCGCCCGGGCCCTCGCAGCCGGGCAGGACTCCTCCCTCGCCTACCTCGAGCTCCGCAGCCGCCGCCTCGAGAAGCCTCTGCCGCCGGCTCCGGCATCCAAGACGAAGGCCCCACCCAAGGATACCCCCGATTCCAGCCGTAACCCTAGGCTTAGCTCCCAGAAGGTGAGCCGTTCTCCGACGTCGAATTCGGGGACGAGGAGGTGTTATGAGAAGGGCGGGGAGGTGTCGCTCTGTGAGAACGTTCTCGAGGCCGAATCGAGAGAAAG GGAGACAACACCTTGCAGTTTGACATGGGACTCGGAAACAATGGCAACTCCAGGTTCTACGACAAGATCTAGCAACTCAATTGTTGGTAACCAGAGAATGCAGAATCTGGTGCTTCAGAACATCCCTACCGGTCACGAAATGGAAGAGTTTTTTGTGGGGCTAGAGAAACTCCAGCAGCAAGCGTTCATAGAAAAGTACACGATTCTTGGAGTGCTTTTCTTTTGTTGGCTTAGTAAAACATCTATGCTTTGGTTTTCAATTAGGAAAAGAATGTGCTAA
- the LOC103988366 gene encoding uncharacterized protein LOC103988366: MTSENMNLEGQELLRDKCAVTSCLVNSAEVGEDNHTNVNFLEVKLDLKELISKIPFVWDIKHLKLSRRCRQIQRTYPCSNQINFHDYIMDGDINIPADMTASGVDFKSSKHRKATRSMDNLGTFSVEYSPDEQSENVIITSPAKLIYDSVEGIMKRIGLTEMPLPFDPLKQDVGMNHIRLRSASTREMKFSDLARSPWNCRSLTKSLRKHGSEAKFSQESFCSCSSTRSISSYQSASPSDGFVTSAALLHCVSEGNVPYFLFVVDDDGCEVYMARPQKIRASVDKPLDYIYQFHSWKASRKKWKKIVIDASSHVGKMKVSSSLIVNSNRSKFMETEFVLFGAKEEERSTEKKKSLSNFKRINMRSKKVAKIFTPTRTSRHDPKLKVDESGTQFEEPCHLFPDELQIIDESDRADHFANEFPPNRELTAIVVRDYGYNSSKGAAFGGWGLKFLEKVETDDANFFQEYPSSSSESCENTSRSATKKISRNVTVLVPAGFHGDPIARGGGPSSLTERWKSNGHCDCGGWDVGCAIKVLNNDSICSKVLPEAELEEDCKSFELFIEGGKHTQPTLQMLTVSKDLYIVNFQSKLSALQSFSIGVAFIHSETLELCPKL; encoded by the exons ATGACATCAGAAAATATGAACTTGGAAGGGCAAGAACTGCTAAGAGATAAATGTGCTGTAACTTCTTGTTTGGTAAATAGTGCAGAAGTTGGAGAAGACAACCACACTAATGTTAATTTTTTGGAAGTTAAACTGGATTTGAAGGAGCTTATTAGCAAGATTCCTTTCGTTTGGGATATCAAACACCTAAAGCTTAGTAGAAGATGCAGACAGATCCAAAGAACATATCCATGCAGCAATCAGATCAACTTTCATGATTATATCATGGATGGCGATATAAACATCCCTGCTGATATGACTGCTTCTGGTGTAGACTTCAAAAGCTCAAAGCATAGGAAAGCAACTCGAAGCATGGACAATCTGGGCACCTTCTCTGTTGAATATTCACCTGATGAGCAGTCGGAAAATGTAATCATTACTTCTCCAGCTAAATTAATATATGATTCAGTAGAAGGGATCATGAAGAGAATAGGCCTCACGGAAATGCCATTGCCTTTTGATCCACTTAAACAAGATGTTGGTATGAATCATATTAGATTGAGATCGGCCAGCACCAGAGAAATGAAATTCTCGGATTTAGCAAGATCTCCTTGGAATTGTAGATCACTGACAAAATCTCTTAGGAAACATGGATCTGAAGCAAAATTCTCTCAAGAGTCGTTTTGTTCTTGCTCAAGTACAAGGTCAATTTCCTCCTACCAGTCCGCCTCACCTTCAGATGGCTTTGTCACATCTGCTGCACTTCTTCACTGTGTATCGGAGGGCAACGTTCCTTATTTCTTATTTGTCGTGGATGATGATGGATGTGAAGTATACATGGCCAGACCTCAGAAGATCAGAGCCTCTGTTGACAAGCCCCTGGATTATATTTATCAGTTCCATTCATGGAAAGCTAGCAGAAAGAAGTGGAAGAAAATCGTTATTGATGCTTCTTCACATGTTGGAAAGATGAAGGTATCAAGTTCTTTAATTGTGAACTCTAACAGATCTAAATTCATGGAGACTGAGTTTGTTTTATTtggtgccaaagaagaagaacggtCCACTGAGAAGAAAAAGTCATTATCTAATTTCAAGAGGATTAATATGAGATCCAAAAAAGTGGCTAAGATATTTACACCTACCCGTACGTCCAGGCACGATCCTAAACTTAAGGTTGATGAATCAGGTACTCAGTTTGAGGAGCCATGCCATCTTTTTCCTGATGAGCTGCAAATTATTGATGAATCAGATCGTGCAGATCACTTTGCAAATGAGTTCCCACCCAATCGTGAGTTGACTGCAATAGTTGTCAGAGATTATGGATATAATAGCTCAAAAGGAGCAGCTTTTGGCGGTTGGGGCCTCAAGTTCTTGGAGAAAGTTGAAACCGATGATGCTAATTTTTTTCAAGAGTAcccatcatcttcttctgaaagtTGTGAAAACACATCCAGAAGTGCCACAAAGAAGATTTCCAGGAATGTGACCGTTCTAGTCCCAGCTGGGTTTCATGGTGATCCGATTGCCAGAGGTGGTGGCCCTTCTAGTCTTACTGAGAGATGGAAGTCAAATGGACATTGTGACTGTGGTGGATGGGATGTCGGGTGTGCAATAAAAGTACTAAACAATGACTCTATCTGTTCAAAAGTTTTGCCTGAGGCCGAGTTGGAAGAGGATTGCAAGTCATTTGAACTGTTTATAGAG GGTGGAAAACACACACAACCGACTCTCCAAATGTTGACTGTGAGCAAAGACTTGTATATCGTGAACTTCCAGTCAAAGTTATCAGCCCTGCAGTCTTTCTCCATAGGAGTTGCGTTCATCCACTCAGAGACTCTAGAATTGTGTCCAAAGCTGTAA
- the LOC135652808 gene encoding receptor-like protein kinase 7: MSSLLLLLLLFLCLLRGGNSSPEEELQILLEFKASLSTTKNNTFESWTSEGRSTCSFAGIKCDSTGSVSELDLTDSGLSGTIPFRSLCRLPSLSRLSLGSNLLCGSITVGLLNCTSLRHLDLGFNYLAGAVPGLAPLNELRVLNLSDNALTGLFPWGSLGNLTDLEVLSLGDNLFDSSPFPEVVVNFARLTWLFLSDCNIRGEIPFSIGNLTHLVDLELADNFLTGGIIAEIARLRNLRQLELYKNSLTGSLPPGFGNLSNLAYLDASMNLLKGDLSELRSLNNLVSLQLFLNDFSGEVPLELGNFRYLTTLSLYSNRLTGMLPPKLGSVSEFEHIDVWDNFFTGEIPPDMCRKGKMRKLLTGDNKFTGKIPESYANCSSLVRLRVRNNSLNGVVPARLWGLPNLEIIDLAFNRFEGPVSAAIGEAKPLRFLFLNNNYFSGKLPDITGARWLYLQYMDVSYNQLTGTLSPHLGESRTLVYLLMAGNQLSGHIPDCWQRMENLTFLDLSSNNLTGRIPSTMGSMVSLHTLHLNNNSFTGRFPLSLRKCQGLVTLDIGENRFHGEVPPWIGDSFPALKILRLRANRFSGGIPPQLFRLAALQLLDLADNELTGSIPRSVGNLAAMAIRRQQRDDLDRNAFGYSDSVSLMWKGEMSFFKRTLSLVRGIDLSCNFLSQEIPSELTNLSGMVYLNLSRNDLTGSIPSAIGNLDLIESLDLSRNQLSGAIPPSIASLTFLDSLDLSSNNLSGRIPSGNQLQTLDPSVYAGNDGLCGPTLPKKCSDHWEWSTDVEENGDGNEIIWLYLGTGHGFVVGFWGFIGLLSFKTSWRLAFFRSMDKVLSRLSIG, translated from the coding sequence ATGAGCtcccttctgctgctgctgctcctcttcCTCTGCCTCCTCCGGGGTGGCAATTCATCGCCGGAGGAAGAGCTGCAGATTCTTTTAGAATTCAAAGCATCTCTGAGTACCACCAAGAATAACACCTTCGAGTCATGGACCTCGGAGGGTCGCTCCACTTGCAGCTTTGCCGGGATCAAGTGCGACTCCACCGGCTCCGTCTCCGAGCTCGACCTCACCGACTCGGGCCTCTCCGGCACGATACCCTTCCGTTCCCTTTGCCGCCTCCCCTCGCTCTCCAGACTCTCCCTCGGCTCCAACCTCCTCTGCGGCTCCATCACTGTCGGCCTCCTCAATTGCACCAGTCTCCGCCATCTCGATCTCGGCTTCAATTATCTCGCCGGAGCCGTCCCCGGCTTGGCGCCTCTGAACGAGCTCCGAGTCCTGAACCTATCCGACAACGCCCTCACCGGCCTCTTCCCGTGGGGCTCGCTGGGTAATCTCACAGATCTGGAGGTGCTAAGCCTCGGAGACAACTTGTTCGATTCCAGTCCCTTCCCTGAGGTGGTGGTGAACTTTGCCAGGCTCACTTGGCTGTTCCTATCGGACTGCAACATCCGCGGCGAGATCCCGTTTTCCATCGGTAACCTGACGCACCTCGTCGACCTTGAACTCGCCGACAACTTCCTCACCGGTGGAATCATTGCGGAGATCGCAAGGCTCCGCAACCTCCGGCAGCTGGAACTCTACAAAAACTCGCTAACCGGAAGCCTTCCGCCGGGGTTCGGAAACCTCTCCAACCTGGCCTACCTCGATGCGTCCATGAATTTGTTGAAAGGGGATCTCTCCGAGCTCCGCAGTCTGAATAACCTCGTCTCCCTCCAACTATTTCTTAATGACTTCTCCGGCGAGGTCCCGCTGGAGTTGGGGAACTTCCGGTACCTAACCACCCTTAGTCTCTACTCAAATAGGCTCACTGGAATGCTTCCGCCGAAGCTCGGGAGCGTGTCGGAGTTCGAGCACATAGACGTGTGGGACAACTTTTTCACCGGCGAGATCCCACCTGATATGTGCCGGAAGGGGAAGATGAGGAAGCTTCTAACGGGAGACAACAAATTCACCGGAAAGATACCAGAGAGCTACGCCAACTGCTCATCGTTGGTCAGGTTGAGGGTGAGAAACAACTCCCTCAACGGCGTGGTTCCTGCCAGGCTCTGGGGCCTGCCCAATCTGGAGATCATAGACCTCGCATTCAACCGATTCGAAGGCCCAGTAAGCGCAGCGATCGGCGAGGCCAAGCCACTGAGATTTCTGTTTCTCAACAACAACTACTTCTCTGGCAAGCTGCCGGACATCACAGGAGCAAGGTGGCTCTACCTACAATACATGGACGTCTCCTACAATCAACTGACAGGAACACTGTCGCCACACCTGGGAGAATCCAGGACGCTCGTTTACTTGCTCATGGCGGGCAACCAGCTCTCCGGACATATTCCCGACTGTTGGCAGCGCATGGAAAACTTGACCTTCTTGGATTTGTCCAGCAATAATCTCACCGGAAGGATTCCGAGCACGATGGGCTCCATGGTTAGTCTTCACACGTTGCACTTGAACAACAACTCTTTCACCGGCCGATTTCCTTTGTCGCTGCGCAAGTGTCAGGGTCTTGTCACGCTTGACATCGGAGAAAACAGGTTCCACGGAGAGGTTCCGCCATGGATAGGAGACAGCTTCCCGGCGCTGAAGATTCTCCGCTTGCGCGCGAATAGGTTCAGCGGCGGCATTCCTCCACAGCTATTTCGCCTTGCGGCGCTTCAGCTCTTGGACCTCGCTGACAACGAGCTCACGGGAAGCATACCACGGAGCGTCGGTAATCTAGCAGCGATGGCCATCAGACGACAACAGCGAGACGATTTGGACAGAAACGCATTTGGTTACTCGGACAGCGTTTCTTTGATGTGGAAGGGGGAAATGTCTTTCTTCAAGCGGACACTTTCACTGGTTCGAGGCATCGATCTCTCGTGCAACTTTCTTTCGCAGGAGATCCCATCGGAGCTGACAAATCTTTCAGGAATGGTCTACCTAAACTTATCCAGGAACGATCTGACAGGATCTATACCAAGTGCGATCGGCAATCTGGACCTGATAGAATCTCTGGACTTGTCAAGGAATCAACTTTCAGGTGCAATCCCCCCAAGCATCGCGTCATTGACATTTCTGGATTCGTTGGACCTATCAAGCAACAACTTGTCGGGGAGAATACCCTCGGGCAATCAACTGCAAACGCTTGACCCCTCAGTTTACGCCGGCAACGACGGGCTCTGTGGACCTACGTTACCCAAGAAGTGTTCGGATCATTGGGAATGGTCGACTGATGTTGAGGAGAACGGCGACGGGAATGAAATCATATGGTTATATCTCGGCACCGGACACGGATTTGTGGTGGGTTTTTGGGGATTCATAGGCCTTTTATCCTTCAAAACATCTTGGAGGCTTGCTTTCTTTCGTTCCATGGATAAGGTGCTGTCGAGATTATCCATAGGGTAG
- the LOC135652828 gene encoding autophagy-related protein 16-like isoform X2, with amino-acid sequence MSMSLWEVVETPYFRSPEEIGTAAIKRAIVALRKRHLLEEGAHAPAINALSRPLVAQGLEWKEKAENLELELQQCYKAHTRLSEQLVVEIAECRESKALVQEKEESINNLQNDISLAREENLQIKQDLDEKTKALDLLMSENQSLKAQLEEIRLKLKKTETENKDLIDRWMLEKMNSAEKLNEVRCGDHEIE; translated from the exons ATGAGCATGAGTTTGTGGGAAGTTGTCGAAACCCCCTATTTCAG GAGCCCGGAAGAGATCGGGACGGCGGCGATCAAGCGCGCCATCGTGGCGCTCCGAAAGCGGCATTTGCTCGAGGAAGGCGCCCACGCTCCGGCCATCAACGCCCTCTCCAGACCCCTCGTCGCCCAG GGCTTGGAGTGGAAGGAAAAAGCTGAAAACCTTGAGCTGGAACTGCAACAATGTTACAAAGCTCACACACGGTTATCTGAACAGCTTGTGGTAGAAATTGCAGAATGCAGAGAATCAAAAGCCCTTGTTCAAGAGAAAGaagaatcaattaataatttgcaAAATGACATCTCACTAGCAAG GGAAGAAAACCTACAAATTAAGCAGGACCTAGATGAAAAGACAAAAGCTTTGGATTTGTTAATGAGTGAAAACCAGTCACTCAAAGCACAACTTGAGGAGATTAGATTGAAACTGAAAAAAACAGAGACTGAGAACAAGGATTTAATTGATCGTTGGATGCTTGAGAAGATGAATTCTGCAGAAAAGCTAAATGAG GTTCGTTGTGGAGATCATGAGATTGAATAG
- the LOC135586553 gene encoding actin-related protein 2/3 complex subunit 2B-like isoform X1: MAFFNRVSPALVEILNKLQSGESLTDFDHNLYEYGSVRYNIQASASSPQIVNLSTWMPPLSPEFSSDCLPDCALLDVKRVYLDSAEVVEPSKQGYMLTLRIDFAALPQRKEDRMKAISEISSLHAVILSSQMKDMLWNLEPRYMGNGMCNPIKIVHQLKEPFFVIKMLEKTTVIYPMRFKDDTDVILATSFFQELVDVSNLEAHYKAPRCTWSPIPPLELRGEPFQYLTTNGGFVSLEIFSQHIRGTKADNTVWNLLTFVSYVKYHVKCTRGFIQRKMRQRQESLTEVIRSARIRGDEDVKKHQIGGHKNVKKLMNFSRSKMFKKRYTIITNKIKKFHYRIRIKWLLHRFRRQWLRVQKIPLLRKYRKLD; the protein is encoded by the exons ATGGCATTCTTCAACAGGGTGTCACCTGCACTGGTGGAAATCCTGAACAAGTTGCAGAG TGGTGAAAGCTTAACAGACTTCGATCATAACCTATATGAATATGGCTCAGTTCGATACAATATCCAG GCATCGGCATCAAGTCCACAAATTGTTAACTTGTCCACATGGATGCCACCACTTTCTCCAGAGTTCTCTTCAGATTGTCTACCTGACTGTGCCCTACTAGATGTCAAAAGGGTATATCTTGATTCTGCAGAAGTAGTGGAACCTTCGAAGCAAGGTTATATGCTTACTCTCAGAATCGACTTTGCGGCACTTCCACAGAGAAAAG AAGATCGGATGAAGGCTATCAGCGAGATCTCCTCATTACACGCAGTCATACTGAGTTCACAAATGAAGGATATGTTGTGGAACCTTGAACCCAGGTACATGGGCAATGGCATGTGCAACCCAATCAAGATTGTCCATCAGCTGAAAGAGCCCTTCTTTGTCATCAAAATG CTGGAGAAGACAACCGTGATATATCCCATGCGCTTCAAAGATGATACGGATGTAATTCTGGCAACATCATTCTTTCAG GAACTAGTAGATGTTAGCAATTTAGAAGCACACTACAAAGCACCACGTTGCACCTGGTCACCAATCCCTCCTCTGGAGTTGAGAGGAGAGCCATTCCAATATCTGACAACAAATGGAGGATTTGTATCTCTAG AAATTTTCTCACAACACATCAGAGGTACAAAGGCAGACAATACTGTCTGGAATTTACTGACTTTCGTTTCCTATGTAAAGTATCATGTAAAG TGCACCAGAGGCTTTATCCAAAGAAAGATGAGGCAGCGTCAGGAAAGCTTAACTGAG GTAATAAGAAGTGCAAGAATCAGAGGAGATGAAGATGTCAAAAAACATCAAATCG GTGGTCACAAAAATGTTAAGAAATTGATGAATTTCTCAAGATCAAAGATGTTCAAAAAGAGGTATACAATCATAACTAACAAAATCAAGAAATTCCACTATCGGATCAGAATAAAGTGGCTACTACATCGGTTTCGACGGCAATGGCTTAGAGTTCAAAAGATCCCTTTGTTGAGGAAGTACAGAAAATTAGATTAA
- the LOC135652828 gene encoding autophagy-related protein 16-like isoform X1: MSMSLWEVVETPYFRSPEEIGTAAIKRAIVALRKRHLLEEGAHAPAINALSRPLVAQGLEWKEKAENLELELQQCYKAHTRLSEQLVVEIAECRESKALVQEKEESINNLQNDISLAREENLQIKQDLDEKTKALDLLMSENQSLKAQLEEIRLKLKKTETENKDLIDRWMLEKMNSAEKLNEAYCIQLSSIEH, encoded by the exons ATGAGCATGAGTTTGTGGGAAGTTGTCGAAACCCCCTATTTCAG GAGCCCGGAAGAGATCGGGACGGCGGCGATCAAGCGCGCCATCGTGGCGCTCCGAAAGCGGCATTTGCTCGAGGAAGGCGCCCACGCTCCGGCCATCAACGCCCTCTCCAGACCCCTCGTCGCCCAG GGCTTGGAGTGGAAGGAAAAAGCTGAAAACCTTGAGCTGGAACTGCAACAATGTTACAAAGCTCACACACGGTTATCTGAACAGCTTGTGGTAGAAATTGCAGAATGCAGAGAATCAAAAGCCCTTGTTCAAGAGAAAGaagaatcaattaataatttgcaAAATGACATCTCACTAGCAAG GGAAGAAAACCTACAAATTAAGCAGGACCTAGATGAAAAGACAAAAGCTTTGGATTTGTTAATGAGTGAAAACCAGTCACTCAAAGCACAACTTGAGGAGATTAGATTGAAACTGAAAAAAACAGAGACTGAGAACAAGGATTTAATTGATCGTTGGATGCTTGAGAAGATGAATTCTGCAGAAAAGCTAAATGAG GCATATTGCATACAATTATCTTCCATAGAGCATTAG
- the LOC103979749 gene encoding cyclin-dependent kinase inhibitor 4-like isoform X2, producing the protein MMGKYMRKAKLSGEVAVMEVAAHQPSLGVRTRARALAAGQDSSLAYLELRSRRLEKPLPPAPASKTKAPPKDTPDSSRNPRLSSQKVSRSPTSNSGTRRCYEKGGEVSLCENVLEAESRERETTPCSLTWDSETMATPGSTTRSSNSIVGNQRMQNLVLQNIPTGHEMEEFFVGLEKLQQQAFIEKYNFDPVNDLPLPGRYEWVELDR; encoded by the exons ATGATGGGGAAATATATGAGGAAAGCCAAACTCTCCGGCGAGGTGGCGGTCATGGAGGTCGCCGCCCACCAGCCCTCGCTCGGCGTCCGCACCCGCGCCCGGGCCCTCGCAGCCGGGCAGGACTCCTCCCTCGCCTACCTCGAGCTCCGCAGCCGCCGCCTCGAGAAGCCTCTGCCGCCGGCTCCGGCATCCAAGACGAAGGCCCCACCCAAGGATACCCCCGATTCCAGCCGTAACCCTAGGCTTAGCTCCCAGAAGGTGAGCCGTTCTCCGACGTCGAATTCGGGGACGAGGAGGTGTTATGAGAAGGGCGGGGAGGTGTCGCTCTGTGAGAACGTTCTCGAGGCCGAATCGAGAGAAAG GGAGACAACACCTTGCAGTTTGACATGGGACTCGGAAACAATGGCAACTCCAGGTTCTACGACAAGATCTAGCAACTCAATTGTTGGTAACCAGAGAATGCAGAATCTGGTGCTTCAGAACATCCCTACCGGTCACGAAATGGAAGAGTTTTTTGTGGGGCTAGAGAAACTCCAGCAGCAAGCGTTCATAGAAAA GTACAACTTTGATCCCGTGAATGACCTCCCACTCCCGGGCCGCTACGAATGGGTCGAACtcgaccgctag
- the LOC135652828 gene encoding autophagy-related protein 16-like isoform X3 encodes MSPEEIGTAAIKRAIVALRKRHLLEEGAHAPAINALSRPLVAQGLEWKEKAENLELELQQCYKAHTRLSEQLVVEIAECRESKALVQEKEESINNLQNDISLAREENLQIKQDLDEKTKALDLLMSENQSLKAQLEEIRLKLKKTETENKDLIDRWMLEKMNSAEKLNEAYCIQLSSIEH; translated from the exons AT GAGCCCGGAAGAGATCGGGACGGCGGCGATCAAGCGCGCCATCGTGGCGCTCCGAAAGCGGCATTTGCTCGAGGAAGGCGCCCACGCTCCGGCCATCAACGCCCTCTCCAGACCCCTCGTCGCCCAG GGCTTGGAGTGGAAGGAAAAAGCTGAAAACCTTGAGCTGGAACTGCAACAATGTTACAAAGCTCACACACGGTTATCTGAACAGCTTGTGGTAGAAATTGCAGAATGCAGAGAATCAAAAGCCCTTGTTCAAGAGAAAGaagaatcaattaataatttgcaAAATGACATCTCACTAGCAAG GGAAGAAAACCTACAAATTAAGCAGGACCTAGATGAAAAGACAAAAGCTTTGGATTTGTTAATGAGTGAAAACCAGTCACTCAAAGCACAACTTGAGGAGATTAGATTGAAACTGAAAAAAACAGAGACTGAGAACAAGGATTTAATTGATCGTTGGATGCTTGAGAAGATGAATTCTGCAGAAAAGCTAAATGAG GCATATTGCATACAATTATCTTCCATAGAGCATTAG